The Raphanus sativus cultivar WK10039 chromosome 2, ASM80110v3, whole genome shotgun sequence genome includes a region encoding these proteins:
- the LOC130507776 gene encoding probable pectinesterase 53, protein MPKFNSSQAPILFLLLLVIFLCSTQTNCHSKGIRLRPRNQKNVNTTSQSQNPEEEFMKWVRFVGSLKHSVFKAAKNKLFPSYTLTVHKNHNKGDFTTIQDAIDSLPLINLVRVVIKVHAGVYQEKVNIPPMKSFITIEGEGAETTIVEWGDTAQTPDSRGNPMGTFNSASFAVNSPFFVAKNITFKNTTPVPLPGAVGKQAVALRVSADNAAFFGCKMLGAQDTLYDHSGRHYYKDCYIEGSVDFIFGNALSLYEGCHVHAIADKLGAVTAQGRSSVLEDTGFSFVNCKVTGTGVLYLGRAWGPFSRVVFAYTYMDNIILPRGWYNWGDPSREMTVFYGQYKCTGEGANYAGRVAWAKELTDEEAKPFISLTFIDGSEWIKL, encoded by the exons ATGCCCAAGTTCAATTCATCCCAAGCTCCCATTttgtttctccttcttctcGTTATCTTTCTTTGTTCAACGCAAACAAATTGTCACTCTAAAGGTATACGATTACGACCAAGAAACCAGAAGAATGTGAACACGACGAGTCAGTCACAAAACCCGGAAGAGGAATTCATGAAATGGGTCAGATTCGTTGGGAGCCTTAAACACTCAGTGTTCAAGGCAGCCAAGAACAAACTCTTCCCTTCATATACACTCACTGTCCATAAGAATCACAATAAAGGTGACTTCACTACAATCCAAGACGCCATTGATTCTCTCCCTCTCATCAACCTCGTTCGTGTCGTCATCAAAGTTCATGCTGGAGTTTACCA GGAGAAGGTTAACATACCCCCAATGAAGTCATTCATAACAATAGAAGGAGAAGGAGCAGAGACAACAATAGTGGAATGGGGAGACACAGCACAAACACCTGACTCAAGAGGCAATCCCATGGGCACCTTTAACTCTGCTTCTTTCGCCGTGAACTCACCTTTCTTTGTCGCTAAGAACATCACTTTCAAG AACACGACCCCAGTTCCCTTGCCGGGCGCGGTTGGGAAACAAGCCGTGGCATTGAGGGTGTCAGCGGACAATGCTGCATTTTTCGGGTGTAAAATGCTTGGTGCTCAAGACACTCTCTATGATCATTCAGGAAGGCATTATTACAAAGATTGTTACATTGAGGGATCGGTTGACTTCATCTTTGGCAATGCCCTTTCTCTCTATGAG GGATGTCACGTGCATGCGATAGCGGATAAGCTAGGAGCAGTAACGGCGCAAGGGAGGAGCAGTGTGCTAGAGGACACAGGATTCTCGTTTGTGAACTGTAAGGTGACAGGGACAGGAGTATTGTATCTTGGGAGGGCATGGGGTCCCTTCTCAAGAGTCGTCTTTGCTTACACGTATATGGATAACATCATCCTCCCTAGAGGCTGGTATAATTGGGGCGATCCTTCACGCGAGAT GACGGTGTTTTATGGTCAGTACAAGTGCACTGGAGAAGGAGCAAACTATGCAGGAAGGGTAGCTTGGGCAAAAGAGCTCACCGACGAAGAAGCTAAGCCTTTTATTTCTCTTACCTTTATCGACGGCTCTGAATGGATCAAACTCTAA
- the LOC108838242 gene encoding probable glutamate carboxypeptidase LAMP1, translated as MSITATSLVFLLAALSYLLFSSPPKPHFHTLFLSASFSDNASIALNLRTLTRRPHVAGSEANAEAAAFVRSAFASSSLKTHLVSYQVSLTYPLHRSLVLTPNESSKNQITFALEQEHVVGDNNNPYAKEVTPTFHGYAKSGNVSGPAVYANYGRVQDFAALNVSGAVVVARYGEIYRGDIVRNAYSAGAVGVVIYTDKRDYGGGGGDECFPVSKWMPPSGVQVGSVYNGLGDPTTPGWASVDGCERLSEEAVELSGDSPLIPSLPISAADAEVILKSIVGDVAHGDVYPVGPGPGILNLSYIGKTVIAQIENVIGVIEGEEEPDRYVILGNHRDAWSFGAVDPNSGTAVLLEIAQRLDKLHRRGWKPRRTIILCNWDAEEYALIGSTEWVEENREMLASRAVAYLNIDCAVSGPGFRASATPQLDELIKQAAREVQDPDNSTQTIYDSWVGSSNSGVIGRLGDLTSDYAAFVQHVGVPAADMRFGGGYPVYHSMYDDFTWMEKFGDPMFQRHVAMASVLGLVALRLADEEVLPFNYVSYASELMKSAEDLEKEKLDHSIDVSPLIKSIQDLCTAAQGIHIEKEGVKGALKVRKLNDRLMMAERALTDRDGLSGRPWYKHLVYGPAKYDDYGSKSFPGIDDAIDNAKRLKTEVSWGLVQHEIWRVSRAVRHASLVLKGVLR; from the exons ATGTCGATAACAGCAACATCTCTTGTCTTCCTTCTCGCTGCTTTATCTTAcctcctcttctcttctccaccaAAACCACACTTCCATACTCTTTTCCTCTCAGCCTCCTTCTCCGACAACGCTTCCATCGCCTTAAACCTCCGTACCCTCACCCGCCGCCCCCATGTAGCCGGTTCAGAGGCCAACGCTGAAGCCGCAGCCTTTGTTCGCTCTGCCTTCGCCTCCTCCTCCCTCAAAACACACCTCGTCTCTTACCAAGTATCTCTAACCTACCCACTTCACCGCTCCCTCGTACTAACACCAAACGAATCTTCAAAAAACCAGATCACTTTCGCTTTAGAACAAGAACACGTCGTCGGAGACAACAACAACCCTTACGCAAAAGAAGTGACGCCTACGTTCCACGGATACGCTAAGTCAGGCAACGTCTCGGGTCCCGCGGTTTACGCGAACTACGGACGAGTCCAAGACTTCGCTGCTCTGAACGTCTCCGGAGCCGTCGTGGTCGCGAGGTACGGAGAGATTTACAGAGGAGACATAGTGAGGAACGCGTACAGTGCGGGAGCTGTTGGCGTTGTGATATACACAGACAAGAGAGACtacggcggcggcggaggagacGAGTGTTTTCCGGTGAGTAAGTGGATGCCGCCGAGTGGTGTTCAAGTGGGTTCTGTTTATAACGGGTTAGGTGATCCGACGACTCCTGGGTGGGCGAGCGTTGATGGGTGTGAGAGATTATCTGAGGAGGCTGTGGAGTTGAGCGGCGACTCTCCGCTAATACCTTCGCTTCCTATCTCGGCGGCTGATGCGGAGGTGATCTTGAAGAGTATCGTCGGTGATGTTGCTCATGGTGATGTTTATCCTGTGGGGCCTGGACCTGGGATCTTGAACCTGAGTTACATT GGGAAAACTGTTATAGCTCAGATTGAAAATGTTATTGGAGTGATTGAAGGCGAAGAAGAGCCTGATAG ATATGTGATTCTTGGAAACCATCGAGACGCTTGGAGTTTTGGAGCTGTTGATCCCAACAGTGGGACTGCTGTACTTTTGGAG ATTGCGCAAAGGCTAGATAAGCTGCACAGAAGAGGATGGAAGCCTAGACGGACGATTATTCTGTGTAACTGGGATGCTGAGGAGTATGCTCTG ATTGGTTCAACGGAATGGGtagaagaaaacagagagatgtTAGCTTCAAGAGCAGTGGCTTACTTGAATATAGATTGTGCTGTATCTGGTCCAGGGTTTCGTGCTTCTGCGACTCCACAACTCGATGAACTGATCAAACAAGCGGCTCGAG AGGTCCAGGATCCAGATAATTCAACACAAACCATCTATGATTCGTGGGTAGGATCAAGCAACTCTGGAGTG ATTGGAAGATTAGGGGACCTGACATCAGATTACGCAGCATTTGTGCAACATGTTGGTGTTCCAGCAGCTGACATGCGTTTCGGAGGAG GCTATCCAGTCTATCACTCTATGTATGATGACTTCACTTGGATGGAAAAATTTGGAGACCCAATGTTTCAGCGACATGTGGCCATGGCTAGTGTTCTAGGTTTAGTCGCTCTTAGGTTAGCAGATGAGGAAGTCTTACCATTCAACTATGTCTCTTATGCTTCAGAACTGATG AAAAGTGCAGAAGATTTGGAGAAGGAGAAGCTAGACCATAGCATAGATGTTTCTCCGTTAATCAAATCGATCCAAGATCTATGTACAGCTGCTCAAGGGATACATATAGAGAAAGAG GGAGTCAAGGGAGCTTTGAAAGTGAGAAAGCTCAACGACAGGTTGATGATGGCGGAGCGAGCTTTAACAGACAGAGACGGACTTTCTGGAAGACCATGGTACAAGCATTTGGTATATGGACCAGCTAAGTATGATGATTACGGGTCAAAATCATTTCCTGGGATTGATGATGCAATAGATAATGCAAAGAGGCTAAAGACGGAAGTTTCTTGGGGACTTGTTCAACACGAGATATGGAGAGTCTCTAGAGCTGTGAGACATGCGTCACTTGTCTTAAAGGGTGTATTGAGATGA